One window from the genome of Nicotiana sylvestris chromosome 9, ASM39365v2, whole genome shotgun sequence encodes:
- the LOC138878312 gene encoding uncharacterized protein, whose amino-acid sequence MGNQINMSYDDMCMFLDVHLPARFKMPIFNLYDGFGDPVAHLRGYCSEMRSVGGKEDLLMTYFSEDLTGAALQWYTHQDVNKWHTWDEMAQDFVRHFQYNIGITPDRSSLSNMEKKPEKSFREFGLRWREQAARVSTPISEEEMVELFIQAQGPTYFSHLIPALGKPFKGGIVVQNPDAVDTSKSLSPIHNETHMVGMICFEKKYENSSEILGGPHGAKLSTLSEVDLKNEPAKKTQMQFAIDNVMETCESPSNVDAKLSG is encoded by the exons ATGGGAAATCAGATTAACATGTCTTACGATGACATGTGTATGTTCCTTGATGTTCATCTGCCCGCGAGGTTTAAAATGCCAatatttaacttgtatgatgggtttggagatccagtagcccatctgaggggttattgcagtgaaatgagaagtgttggcgggaaagagGATTTGTTGATGACATATTTCAGCGAGGACTTGACTGGGGCAGCCTTGCAATGGTATACTCATCAAGATGTCAataagtggcatacatgggatgagatggctcaagattttgttcgacactttcagtacaatataggcATTAcgccagaccgctcctccctatctaataTGGAAAAGAAACCGGAgaaaagctttagagagtttgggctcagatggagggaacaagctgctcgGGTCAGTACCCCAAttagtgaagaagaaatggttgagcttttcatacaagcccaggggcccacctacttcagtcatttgatcccggccttgggcaAACCTTTCAAAG gtggcattgtcgtgcaaaatccagatgcagtagaTACTAGCAAAAGTCTATCGCCtattcataatgagacgcatatggtgggtatgatttgttttgaaaagaaatatgagaattcttctgagatcctcggaggtccacATGGTGCAAAGCTTTCaacgctatcagaggttgatcttaagaatgaGCCGGCAAAGAAGACCCAAATGCAATTTGCTATagacaatgtgatggagacttgcgaaagtcctagtaatgttgatgcaaaactcagtggctaa